Proteins found in one Zea mays cultivar B73 chromosome 1, Zm-B73-REFERENCE-NAM-5.0, whole genome shotgun sequence genomic segment:
- the LOC100191274 gene encoding Mitochondrial succinate-fumarate transporter 1-like — protein sequence MASTSSSSPQPPPAAAAASPGAASSPEDRRAGGGRGGPPPVPPYVKAAAGSLGGVMEACCLQPIDVVKTRLQLDRTGAYRGIAHCGATVARAEGVRALWKGLTPFATHLTLKYALRLGSNAVLQSAFKDPTTGKVSAHGRLASGFGAGVIEALLIVTPFEVVKIRLQQQKGLSPDLLRYKGPIHCARTIVREEGLFGLWSGALPTVMRNGTNQAAMFSAKNTFDIVLWKKHEGDGKVLLPWQSMVSGFLAGTAGPVCTGPFDVVKTRLMAQGRTGDAKYKGMVHAIRTIYAEEGLRALWKGLLPRLMRIPPGQAIMWAVADQVMGLYERTHLQPVHI from the exons ATGGCCTCAACCTCCTCCTCCTCGCCTCagccgccgccggcggcggcggcagcgtcgCCCGGGGCAGCTTCCTCGCCCGAGGATCGCCGCGCAGGTGGAGGCCGCGGCGGCCCGCCCCCGGTCCCGCCCTATGTCAAGGCGGCGGCGGGGTCCCTGGGCGGCGTCATGGAGGCGTGCTGCCTGCAGCCGATCGACGTCGTCAAGACGCGGCTGCAGCTCGACCGCACGGGGGCCTACCGGGGCATCGCGCACTGCGGCGCCACCGTGGCCCGCGCCGAGGGCGTGCGCGCGCTCTGGAAGGGGCTCACGCCCTTCGCCACGCACCTCACGCTCAAGTACGCGCTGCGGCTCGGCTCAAACGCCGTGCTGCAGTCTGCGTTCAAGGACCCCACCACGGGCAAGGTCTCCGCGCacggccgcctcgcctccggcTTTGGCGCCGGCGTCATCGAGGCGCTCCTCATTGTTACCCCCTTCGAG GTGGTAAAGATTAGATTGCAACAGCAAAAAGGGCTAAGCCCAGACTTGCTTAGATACAAAGGTCCCATACACTGCGCAAGAACTATAGTTCGAGAGGAAGGCCTCTTTGGTCTTTGGTCTGGAGCACTACCAACCGTCATGCGCAACGGCACAAACCAAGCGGCAATGTTCTCAGCCAAGAACACGTTTGATATTGTTCTGTGGAAGAAGCATGAAGGGGACGGGAAGGTGCTCCTGCCGTGGCAGTCAATGGTCTCTGGGTTCCTTGCAGGAACAGCAGGCCCTGTCTGCACCGGACCCTTCGATGTCGTGAAGACTAGGCTGATGGCTCAAGGGAGAACTGGGGACGCCAAGTACAAAGGCATGGTCCATGCGATACGAACAATATATGCCGAAGAGGGGCTGCGAGCCCTGTGGAAAGGCTTGCTTCCCCGGCTCATGAGGATCCCACCTGGACAGGCTATAATGTGGGCTGTAGCTGATCAGGTGATGGGCCTCTATGAGCGAACTCATCTGCAGCCAGTTCATATTTGA
- the LOC103634497 gene encoding uncharacterized protein, which produces MWQVVVESASEAHGPARHFHRADRHPPAGARLPAPGSVPPTGAVGTHCLPLVRGTGAAERCADNVRADEPHRQTDANQPHAWPVALGNVWSSSPGKRACLASQIGRLYSFSRASACWYGRWWAGNVPLRTTEQLCGDQVSVTMIRKKGRRHNLDLSGVAMHV; this is translated from the exons ATGTGGCAGGTCGTGGTAGAG AGCGCGAGCGAGGCACACGGACCGGCGCGGCATTTTCATCGCGCGGATCGCCATCCGCCGGCCGGCGCCCGGCTCCCGGCTCCCGGCTCCGTTCCGCCCACTGGGGCAGTGGGCACACACTGCCTGCCACTGGTACGGGGCACGGGCGCCGCCGAGCGGTGCGCGGACAACGTGCGCGCCGACGAGCCACACAGACAGACAGACGCGAACCAACCCCATGCATGGCCTGTCGCCTTAGGTAACGTGTGGTCCTCCTCGCCTGGGAAACGTGCGTGCCTCGCATCGCAGATTGGCAG attgtactctttttcccgcGCATCTGCATGCTGGTACGGACGTTGGTGGGCTGGCAACGTCCCACTACGAACGACCGAACAATTATGTGGCGATCAGGTGTCGGTAACAATGATTAGAAAGAAGGGACGGCGGCACAATCTCGACCTCTCCGGTGTGGCAATGCATGTGTGA